The proteins below are encoded in one region of Archocentrus centrarchus isolate MPI-CPG fArcCen1 chromosome 13, fArcCen1, whole genome shotgun sequence:
- the gjd1b gene encoding gap junction delta-2 protein — protein sequence MGEWTILERLLEAAVQQHSTMIGRILLTVVVIFRILIVAIVGETVYEDEQTMFICNTLQPGCNQACYDKAFPISHIRYWVFQIILVCTPSLCFITYSVHQSAKQRDRRYSFLYPIMERDYGGRDGARKLRNINGILVQHGGDSGGGKEEPDCLEVKEIPNAPRGLTHGKSSKVRRQEGISRFYIIQVVFRNALEIGFLAGQYFLYGFSVPGIFECDRYPCIKEVECYVSRPTEKTVFLVFMFAVSGICVVLNLAELNHLGWRKIKAAIRGVQARRKSICEIRKKDMAHLSQPPNLGRTQSSESAYV from the exons ATGGGAGAATGGACCATCCTAGAGCGCCTCCTGGAGGCCGCCGTGCAGCAGCACTCTACTATGATTGGAAG GATCTTGCTGACAGTCGTGGTCATCTTCCGAATTCTAATTGTGGCCATCGTTGGAGAGACAGTGTATGAGGATGAGCAGACCATGTTCATCTGTAACACTTTACAGCCGGGCTGCAACCAAGCTTGCTATGACAAAGCCTTCCCCATTTCCCACATCCGATACTGGGTCTTCCAGATCATATTGGTGTGCACACCCAGCCTCTGCTTTATCACCTACTCTGTCCATCAGTCGGCCAAGCAGCGAGACCGGCGCTACTCTTTTCTCTATCCAATAATGGAGCGGGACTATGGGGGGAGGGATGGGGCTCGGAAGCTCCGCAACATAAATGGAATTCTAGTTCAGCACGGAGGTGATAGTGGAGGAGGGAAGGAAGAACCTGACTGTCTGGAGGTGAAGGAGATCCCCAATGCCCCACGAGGCCTCACGCATGGAAAGAGCTCCAAGGTTCGCCGGCAAGAAGGGATCTCTCGCTTTTACATCATTCAAGTGGTGTTCAGAAACGCACTAGAGATTGGCTTCTTAGCAGGCCAATACTTCCTTTACGGCTTCAGCGTGCCTGGGATTTTCGAGTGTGACCGCTACCCATGTATCAAGGAGGTGGAGTGCTACGTGTCCCGGCCCACAGAAAAAACAGTTTTCCTAGTGTTCATGTTTGCCGTGAGCGGCATCTGTGTGGTGCTCAATCTGGCTGAGCTCAATCATCTCGGCTGGCGCAAGATCAAGGCCGCCATCAGGGGTGTCCAGGCCCGCAGGAAGTCTATCTGTGAAATCAGGAAGAAGGACATGGCACATCTGTCTCAGCCACCCAACCTGGGACGCACACAGTCCAGCGAATCAGCCTACGTCTGA